CGACTGGGACGGCGGGTGATTCTGGACCACTATCTGGCGTGCGTGGCCGAGGGGACGCTGCTGGTCGAGATGGGCGGGCGGACGGAGGAACTGGAGGCGGGGACGTTTCTGTTGATCGAGCCGGGGGCGGAGCATG
The Phycisphaerae bacterium DNA segment above includes these coding regions:
- a CDS encoding cupin domain-containing protein, with translation MADGIGSVNPYFRVAVNQRCPAGYRLGRRVILDHYLACVAEGTLLVEMGGRTEELEAGTFLLIEPGAEH